The nucleotide window agagtctttggtatgactccaGTTTCAGGGCGGACTCTCTAAAACGAGGCCTCTGAGCTGGTTCTGGTACTACAGTTTTGATGCATTCCTTCATGTTTAGGTGCAACAGCTGGTGAATGATGGTCGTCTCGAGTTCATCCTCGGAGGCCAGGTGATGCACGATGAGGCGGTGACGGACCTGGAGGACCAGATCCTACAAATGACAGGTGATCtagcttttttgttatttccgCTGCTCGGTGGCCGACACACCAATCAGTGCGGTCCGTTTTAGAGGGCCACGGCTTCCTGTACCAGACGTTCGGGGTGCGGCCTCAGTTCTCCTGGCACGTGGACCCGTTCGGAGCCTCCGCCACCACCCCCGTCCTGTTCGCCCTGGCGGGATTCAACGCTCACCTGATCTCACGCATCGACTATGACCTCAAAGACGCCATGCAGAGAAATAAGGTGCGGCGGCCACCCTAATATTTGCGTGATAATGCCTCCTGCAGTCCTCTGATGTTTCTGATTTCAAACAGAAGCTACAGTTTGTGTGGCGAGGTTCTCCCTCTTTGGCTGCCCAGCAAGAAATCTTTACTCACACCATGGATCAGTTCAGCTACTGCACTCCGTCTCACCTGCCGTTCTCCAACAGGTCTTTAAATCTGGTATTTTAGCATTAATGTGGGCTTCTATGCAGTTAAAATGCTGCTACACCCCAAATGGATCAATTAATAGAATCTTGTCCTTCAGCTCTGGTTTCTATTGGAATGGAGTTGCTTTGTTTCCGAACCCCCCCAAAGATGGAGTCTACCCCAACATGAGCGTCCCAGTCACCAAGGAGACCATAGACGCCTACGCTAAGACTATGGTGGAGAATATCAAGCAGAGGGCTGCGTGGTTCAGGACTAACCATGTGCTCTGGCCTTGGGTGAGGAAATACTCCTGCACACtttaagcacaaaaacatgattttcatcaaataTTAGTAGTTTTTTGATAGAATCCGATTTGACCCCTGACGTGTGCCGTTATTCTCCAGGGATGTGACAAACAGTTCTACAACTCCTCCGTTCAGTTCAGAAACATGGACCCCCTGATGAAATACATCAACCAGAAAAGCAAAGAGTTTGGGGTGACGGTTCAGTACGCCACTCTGAGCCAGTATTTCCAAGCCGTCCATCAGGCCAATCTCACCTGGGATGTGCGCGGGAGCCGGGACTTCCTGCCGTATTCCACCGGTGAGAGATGCAAAGCAGGTGGAGGCGGTTCCCCGGATCCTCGCCAGTGTAATTTAACAGTGTggcgtttgttttttttagagccCCACCAGGCCTGGACGGGGTTTTACGCCTCTAGGAATGTCTTGAAAGGACTTGCGAGGCGGGCCAGTTCCCAGCTGCGTGCGGCGGAGATTCTGTTCACGCGGTACCGAGTCAACTACCCGGACGGGCCCGTGGCTAAAGAGTGGGCGCTGGATAAACTCAGAGCTCTGCGCTGGGCCGTCTCCGAGGTACGTCTGTCCATCGGCATACCGATAATTATTGTCAATCAAAAAGGACAAATTTAAGTGCAGCTTAAGTGATTGTTTATAGTTTCCTGTTATGATCGAATGCTAcactttttatatataatttatttagctGTGAGTTTAATCATTGTATCTTGTCGTTTTAGTGAATGACCAAAgagaaatttttaaaatgataatgtTCCAGTTACAAGGgcaaataaagtaataaagaaaagtttggatcagaaatattttaaaaaaggggaaatacCTAAATATGCAGCCTGTACTGCTTTCGTGGATATTAAATCTGATcacaaaactgaacattttattgaaacCAAACTGAGAgtgtgtttatttctgttgtaaAGGGAGTAAGGGCGGACCTGCTTGTGTAACCAGCCACCTAGTGGTGACTTGGTGAACTGACTTTCttaattttactttgaattttttctttttttaaacccgCATTAATCTGGAAGTCAGAAGGTCTTTCTTCACCAAGCGCTAACTTATTAAGTTACTACAGtcatgacacttttttttaataaaactttaattttaacctttatttataacaatgtgtttttaaaaataacatgttattgtaacaaatgaagaaacaatTGTAAGATTAGATCATAATATATGagattcttaaaattaaaaagtcaataaaaaaatgtaatgctaTTTCTTTACCGTAcagtaaatgttttgtttctgatGCTTGTTTTAAAGAGGAATAAATGCGGAAACGTTATATAAACAGAATAttctataaataaacaaatagataaTAGAGGgggaaaatgtcacaaatgttttggtttgtggGGCCTTCCTGTGAATTTTGCCTCCAAAAACTGTTGCAGCTGCCCtggataaaacacaaaacatcaccaggttgtatttaaaatacaagaaaagcctcgtaaaaaaattaaaaacacaaatattagctgttcatatttttgttggttGTGATCTATGATTAAAGGTCCAGCACCATGATGGCATCACCGGCACAGAATCTCCAAAGGTGGCAGACATGTACGTGCAGCACCTGATGCAGGGCATGATGGGAGTTCAGGAGCTGCAGGCTGCTCTGTTTCTACTGCCGCACGACCTCGGCGACCCCGAGAACTTCCACGGAGCAGGTGGGAAATCCAGCCATGCCGATTCCTTCCGAACCCTTCGACCCTCACTGGTTGAGTGGGTGTTACAGGCCCCTCCCCTTCTGCTTCTGCCAGCCTGATCAGAGTTGCGAATGACgataaaagcataaaactttttttcaaaatggcgactttttgttagttttatccCCCTAGCAACCATTCTATTTTTTAGTCGTCCGGGGGTGAGGAACAGGTCTAAGTAATTTCTGGTAGAATCggtaaaactaaatttttgaatttccttggcaacagagggtTTTtattaaccacgcccacattccttacaTGTTCATTAAGTATGTTATATcatttcgttcagcttgagccaacgattcatgtattacattttcatcatattCAGTGAGATTTATGTGAGCTAAAAGGAAACGCCACTTTTGTGAGCTCGCCACGCTAACGCCGCTAAACATCTATAACTTtaaaacccccttttttttaccaagtagcttcccaatgGGAAGGCGATTGATAAAAAATTACTAAGAGGAGTTTGAATTTGTAGAAGGTATTCATTGGAGAATTTAAGAAGCTTtttccaaggtcaaaggtcaacaaaacttcgGTTATGTTTGTACATTTACATGTTTCTTTtctgtgtgaaattttgtgaagattgtTGGAActaactttttctttatcaattttgtttgaaataggGATTATTTcccactttgccacaaaatggctggtcctgtggccatcccataataatattGAAACTTCCTTTgaagttgtgttttggttttgctaGTGgactttgaatttgttttctttttaacactttaagaGATTTTGATCCgatgcatttttttgtggtttcttccgctgtgatgtcataaNNNNNNNNNNNNNNNNNNNNNNNNNNNNNNNNNNNNNNNNNNNNNNNNNNNNNNNNNNNNTTTGATGAGTTTAAGAGTATGTTGGGAGGCAAAATTTTCACttcaaagggtaaccaaacagggaagttggaagctgactccacccacagccgaaatttgaaaatccagtcataggggcggggcttgggggctgggctgttatcattactggagctgctaATAATGATGtcaaacttctgaaacttacagggttcgaccaatcacaaaatgtaaCTGCAATATCTccattcaacctgtagggggcagcacacagatgggttttgcctttattttcaagaattaagctattttattttaatttgtcaaaaatgtgagaGTAACCATCAGACGGTGcttttaaagcccaatttatagagatcaacagccaaaaaaaattgatttagggtttggtcaccctttaaggTGAAGTAGGAACGAGGAATTACGACCAAAAAAATGGTTCCTGCAGTCCAGAAATAAATTGTACAATTTTGTGATTTCTTTCCCCTAAAAACTGAACATGGACTCTccgcttttgttttttttccatccagatGTTGATCAGCCTCTGGAGCAACACGTCATCATTTACAACCCGTTAGCGTGGAACATCACCACTGTGGTGAACCTCACCGTCAAGCTTGCGGGCGCGGCCGTCTTCGATGACGAAGGACAGCCAGTTCCTGCGCAGGTGAGTCCTGACCGACACAAACCCTtcgataaaagaaaaaatgagatTGGTTGTAAAGACAATGTCCTCTCCACTGAAGATTCAACGGTCGGCGCAGTCCAACGTGTCATACGACCTTTTCGTGGTGGTGAAGCTGGGTGGCCTGCAGCACAGGAAGTACCTGATCCGGTTCTCTGGGAAGTCTGCCCACACGTACGAAGGAAAGACGGTTGTTTTTGAGCGGCGCAGAGTGAAGGACTGGACGAGAACCGGAAGGCTGCGTCTGCCTGTTCTGAACCAGTGCTACAAACTGATGTTTGACCAGGAAACCAACCTGCTGCACAGCATCACTCACCTGTACAGGTCAGCCGGAGGACTCGGCGGTTGatttaaagagccactctgatGAGGAAAGTTGAGGTTTTCTTCAAATTGAGGATCTGATGTTGGCGGTACAAATCACgcaaatcttcaaaatcaatttcaaaggtgttttgaaaaggacgctacccTGACATCTtgaccaaatccaagtccccagttggtcaaagttcagctgctTTAACTTTTGGCGTGTACGCAAACAATTTGTACGTTGAGTCTAAGAacagactttaaaaactgtgtGAAAGCAAGGGTTTTGAAGcctaaaacttgcatttatgtGCTTTTGCATAGACTTCAATTAAAGTGGACACTCGAATGCGAGTTTCCGAGCCTGGTGAGAAACTTATCAAGAaccaaatttctaatgaactcctgctgccatgcagaaactatgtcctagccTTTAAATTTTGGCTAGAAAAGGCATAACTGgaagagcactgggaacacttttacaacagatcaaaagatgattagagtctGACTTTAAAGACTTTAATATTTGCTTCCACAGTCCAACAAAACGCCGAGTGAGGATGACACAGGATTTCTGGGAGTACCTCGCCAATGGAGACGTGAACGCGGGACCCATCTCTGATAACTACATCTTCAGCGCCAACGGTTCCGCTGTGAGAGCTTACCAAGCAGTGGAAATGCAGATAATCCCCGGACAGATCGTCACTGAGATTAGACAGTACTTCTACAGGTTAGTAAAAACATTAATTCAGGTTCAGTTTGCTTCCTTCTACTGTCTTTTCATTCTCTTCTAGAGGAGAAAATGACTCGGACTACGCCTACTTCATCACCACTGTCGTCCCAGAGTTTTCCAGCCTTCCCTGTCACAGACTGCAGCAGACGTACTCTCTGGGACCCCTCCAGCTCAACACAGAGGTGGTGCTGAGGACCAGCACCTCTCTGAAGAACAACAAGACCCTGTACACAGACGACAACGGCTTCCAGATGATGAAGAGAACCTACAGGAAGTTCCAGAACAACACTTTAGCAAGAGTGGGTTTCTGAGAAAAACAAGCGTATTCTCATGATATGTTCGGAAACACGCGTTTCAGCAACcgcttctaatgaaaagtctgaaagtgcattcacaccggcatcgtgtggtgcgttcaagaacgctcTGTACTCGGTTTTATGATTGCGCGTCCAGccggtggtgttcacactggacaaggaGGTGTTTTGAAAAGCAGCGCTGCGTTTGTTCGATGTTCAACCCATTGAACTTTGAGCGTGTGATCAAAAACGTCCGATTTGTATGTAGAGGTTGCGACCAGACTTAAAAACGTGTGCAGCTAAACGCGATTTGGAGCGGAGGCCCGAAATTCTGGTCTGCACACATTTGCATAGCCTGAACACGATTGGATGGTAGCTATATGTAAGTTTTAAGTCAACTTTTGGGCTCTGGCGCTTTCgcgctttgaccaatcagggactccgattTAGTAGTTGTGTTTgggtagcattttttttttataaaacacgAAAGTGCCaacgtttaaaaattgatcataaaggagaaatgaataaggGATGGAATTCTTTCAGAcaaagtctttcaaatatcagaacagagctgtgaaagaaaaacaagattttcactgcttcaacatttcagACCAAATCTCTTCAAACTGTGAGGACATGCGAGAGAGATGAGGAATATGCTTTCCATCAAagtcattttgacaggtgacctttgaccctaaaCCTCCATCAAagtcattttgacaggtgacctttgaccccaaaCCCTCCATCagtcattttgaattttgaattttgtatacgcctgcagcatacccattagaaaaaaatgtacatgaacatcTTCGCTCTATGacacgagtcaaagtcaaggccctctgggtaattttgtccggccctccagatccttttattttattgttattaatggcctgatgttatcttgcgctcatttcaaacttctaacaaaatatatttttatggagggtaacatattgaaagctatttaaggtgtaagttggtttattctggaacaatattcctgcctttttattattcataattatgttaaaaagttacggtttgaaagttttaaaaatttacattgTGCTAgcgttttggactattttaagatttttttaggcgattttggaatctagctaatatttcagctacatgctaatttaggctttttctagttttttttccattttggagtttagctattttttcatcaacatgctaactgttttggctaatttaggctttttttatttattttttttagtttttttaggctaatttggtatttagctaatattttagctggctaccacCTTTAGCGTTTTgaactattaatttcagcattttcagctgccaaatttagcttacagcattcacattagcattatcataggtaacgctatatatctagttcataattatgttaaaaagttacagttttaaaaatgtagttttatagtgttcaataaatctttattctgttttttcccgcgacctgaagtgtgttttggattttggccccttgtgcgacagagtttgacacccctgctctatggGCTCATTGAGTGTCTACGATGAGCAGACCCCCacagacagcccgtatccacaCATAAgtgcagt belongs to Oryzias melastigma strain HK-1 linkage group LG18, ASM292280v2, whole genome shotgun sequence and includes:
- the man2b2 gene encoding epididymis-specific alpha-mannosidase produces the protein MGIFSVLVFVCCCYCSFGWREEDQPVQTFVIPHSHMDVGWVYTIQESMHAYAANVYSSVTEELSKVKERRFIAVEQEFFRLWWDTVASDLQKKQVQQLVNDGRLEFILGGQVMHDEAVTDLEDQILQMTEGHGFLYQTFGVRPQFSWHVDPFGASATTPVLFALAGFNAHLISRIDYDLKDAMQRNKKLQFVWRGSPSLAAQQEIFTHTMDQFSYCTPSHLPFSNSSGFYWNGVALFPNPPKDGVYPNMSVPVTKETIDAYAKTMVENIKQRAAWFRTNHVLWPWGCDKQFYNSSVQFRNMDPLMKYINQKSKEFGVTVQYATLSQYFQAVHQANLTWDVRGSRDFLPYSTEPHQAWTGFYASRNVLKGLARRASSQLRAAEILFTRYRVNYPDGPVAKEWALDKLRALRWAVSEVQHHDGITGTESPKVADMYVQHLMQGMMGVQELQAALFLLPHDLGDPENFHGADVDQPLEQHVIIYNPLAWNITTVVNLTVKLAGAAVFDDEGQPVPAQIQRSAQSNVSYDLFVVVKLGGLQHRKYLIRFSGKSAHTYEGKTVVFERRRVKDWTRTGRLRLPVLNQCYKLMFDQETNLLHSITHLYSPTKRRVRMTQDFWEYLANGDVNAGPISDNYIFSANGSAVRAYQAVEMQIIPGQIVTEIRQYFYRGENDSDYAYFITTVVPEFSSLPCHRLQQTYSLGPLQLNTEVVLRTSTSLKNNKTLYTDDNGFQMMKRTYRKFQNNTLARNYFPMVRTASIKDELSGLVLLSDRAHGVSSQANGQLEVMLHRRLWNNQPWNLGYNLTLNDSSVVRPSLWMLLGSVNATSRLHQREAVELQHRPIVMPIDNPRKPWQEKTSCGSPVHPVVFPPNLHLLSLSVLGWNYSSNHSIHLSHILSGKGAPPEPDYDRVLLRIMHLYEEGEDPELSKPVTINIKEVLRGMGEVMILEERSLTGTWENASLKRWKWKTANDHEKKKESHQGHKDFILTISPKEIRTFFVHFSSRNLA